The following nucleotide sequence is from Gymnodinialimonas sp. 202GB13-11.
TCCAATCAGCGCTCCGTAACCAACCGGTCCTGCAAATCAGCGAGGCTGCGGGCCCCGATCTGCGCCATGTTGCTTTCCATGTCCTTAACCAGAATATCATGCCAATGGGCAGGCCCTTCGCGCCCCAGCGCGCCAAGCGCATAGTGCCAGGCGCGGCCCATCATCACGAAATCCGCGCCTAGTGCGATGGCCCGGATCACGTCGAGCCCGCCTTCAATGCCAGAGTCGAAGATCAGGGGGAGTGTGGTGGCCGATCGCATCTCTGGCAGAGCATCGGCCGCGCCGGGAGCGCCATCAAATTGGCGGCCTGCATGGTTGGACACCCAGATCGCATCGATGCCCTCGGCCTCTGCCCGTTTGGCAACCTCCGGCTCTGTCACGCCTTTCAGGATGAACGCACCATCCCACCGGTCGCGTAATGCGGCGACATAGTCCCAGTCCGGCGCCGCCCGCAGAAGGTAGCCGACATGTGCGGTTGAGGGCAGGGGGCCCTTTTCCAGCAGGTCTTCGGCATAACTGTCCATCAGGCGCATGCGCGGCATGCCGCTGGCCTGAATGCCAAGGGCCCAGGCCGGGCATAGCGCCACTTGCGCCAGCAGACGCGGCGTTAGGCGGGGCGGTTGCACCAGTCCGCCGCGTGTTTGCCGTTCGCGGCGTGAGGCGGCAGGGACATCCACAGTGAGCACAAGCGTATGAAACCCGGCTGCCTTGGCGCGGCTCAGCATATCATCGCGGATCTCGGGCGCTTTCGGGGGATACATTTGGAACCAACCCTGATCGGCGACCTTGGGGCCAATGGTTTCCGGCACAACCGTCGCAACCGTGGACAGACCATAGGGGATGCCAGCGCGCGCGGCATGGCGGGCCAAAAGTAGCTCGGCCTCCGGCCATATCAGGCCGGACATGCCAACAGGTGCTATACCAAAGGGAACGGGGTAATCGCGGCCCAGAAAACGCGTAGAAAGTGAGGGCGCTACCTCCCCCAGAAGCGCTGCGGGCTGCAGCAGGATCGCATCCAATGCGGTCCGATTGCGCCGCGCCGTGGCCTCAGCACCCGTTGCAGAATCCAGATATTCCCACACGAAATGCGGGATGCGACGGCGCCCGCGCGCCTTAAGGTCGCTGAGCGCGGGGTATCGGCTGTGCAGATCCATCCCGTCTGAATACCGCCAAACCCCTGCAACTCAATCGAATTTGTCTCAAATTGCGCGCGCGCCCTCTTTGTTCCCCGAAAATGCCAGGGGAGCGTGAGGGGGCTGGCCCCCTCGCACCGGGCATCGGCCCTGGACGCGGACAGAACAATCTGCGAACAAACCTTTAAAATCATGTCCGCCCGCTTTATCCTTCCGCCCATGAGCAGTTTTGACGATTCCGACGCGTTCGAGGCCGCCGCTGGCGCCTCGCTTGCCGCCCGCGCCATGGCCGCGCGCCCGATGCCTTATATGGATGGGCTGAACCCCGCGCAGCGGGAGGCTGTCGAGCAACTCGACGGTCCGGTTTTGATGCTGGCTGGCGCCGGTACAGGTAAGACCCGTGCCCTGACGGCGCGGATCGCGCATCTGTTGAGCACCGGCAACGCGCGCCCAAATGATATTCTGGCGGTGACATTCACCAACAAAGCCGCGCGCGAGATGAAGAACCGTGTGGGGCAGCTGTTGGGTCAACCGGCGGAAGGGATGCCTTGGCTGGGCACGTTTCACGCGATCTGTGTGAAGTTACTACGTCGGCATGCGGAATTGGTGGATCTGAAATCGAACTTCACGATCCTCGACACCGATGATCAGAACCGACTGCTGAAACAACTCATCATTGCCGCCGAGATTGACGAGAAGCGCTGGCCGGCGCGCGCTTTGGGCAGCATCATCGACGGTTGGAAAAACCGCGCGCTGCTACCCGAAAAGGTGCCGGCGGCGGATCATGGCGCGTTCAACCACCGGGGCGTGGAGCTCTATGAGCAATACCAGACCCGCCTACGCGAGTTGAATGCCTGCGATTTCGGCGATCTGCTGTTGCACATGATCCGGATTTTCCAGGAGAACGAAGATCTGCTTCAGCAATATCAGCGCTGGTTCCGCTACATTCTGGTGGACGAGTATCAGGATACCAACGTCGCGCAGTATTTGTGGCTGCGCCTTCTGGCGGCAGGGCATCAGAACATCTGCTGTGTCGGCGATGATGACCAGTCAATCTACGGCTGGCGCGGGGCCGAGGTGGGCAACATCCTGCGGTTCGAGAAGGATTTTCCGGGTGCCAAGGTCGTGCGGCTGGAGCAGAATTACCGCTCGACGGGGCATATTCTGGCGGCGGCTTCGGGTGTGATCGAAGGCAATAAGGGGCGTCTCGGCAAGACGCTTTGGACCGATGGCGAGGACGGCGAAAAGGTTCGTCTGATCGGTCATTGGGACGGTGATGAAGAAGCCCGCTGGGTGGGCGAAGAGATCGAGGCGATGGGGCAGGGCACGCGGGGGATGGACCCGATTGGGCCGAACTCGATAGCCATTCTCGTTCGCGCCTCGCATCAGATGCGGGCGTTTGAGGATCGCTTCCTGACCATCGGCTTGCCCTACCGTGTGATCGGTGGGCCGCGTTTTTATGAGCGGATGGAGATCCGCGATGCGATGGCCTATTTCCGCGTGGTCGTGAGCCCTGATGATGATCTGGCGTTCGAGCGGATTGTGAACACGCCCAAGCGGGGGTTGGGCGACAAGGCGCAGCAGACCATTCAGAAGATGGCACGCTCCAACGGGGTGAGCCTGCTGGAGGGCGCGCGGCTGTGTGTTGAGACAAAGGCGATTGGCGGCAAGGGTGGCAAGGCCTTGGGCGAGTTGGTCGAGGGGATCGGGCGCTGGCGGCAAATGCTGACCGGGCCTTTGCGGCAGGTGGGGCCTGCCGACGATCTGATTCAGGAAGAGAATGCCCCAAGCGGGGTCAGCCATATCGAGCTGGCCGAGATCATCCTCGACGAGAGCGGCTACACTGCCCATTGGCAGAACGACAAGACGCCGGAAGCGCCGGGGCGGTTGGAAAACCTCAAGGAATTGGTCAAGGCGCTGGAATCGTTTGATAACCTGCAAGGGTTTCTGGAGCATGTCAGCCTGATCATGGACAACGAATCCGACGATCGGGAGCCGAAGGTCACGATCATGACGCTGCACGCAGCCAAGGGTCTGGAGTTTCCAGCGGTGTTCCTGCCGGGCTGGGAAGACGGGCTATTCCCCAGCCAGCGGAGCATGGATGAGAGCGGGTTGACCGGCCTCGAAGAAGAGCGGCGGTTGGCTTACGTGGGGATTACGCGCGCGGAAGAGGTCTGCACGATCAGTTTCGCGGGCAACCGGCGGGTCTATGGGCAATGGCAGAGCCAGTTGCCCTCGCGCTTCATCGACGAATTGCCGGAAGAGCATGTGGAGGTTCTGACGCCGCCGGGGCTTTACGGGCATCAGGGGTCGGTTTCGGCCAGTGCGTCGCCGATTGAACAGACGATGGCGGGCAGCAACCTGCATGACCGGGCCTCAAAGGCGGATGTCTATAACTCCCCGGGCTGGCGGCGTTTGCAGGCCAATCAAGGGCAACGCCCGATGCGGCAGCCGTCTGAGGCCAAGAACATGACGATTGACGCGGATGCGGTCAGCGCGTTCACCATCGGCGACCGGGTGTTTCACCAGAAATTTGGCTATGGCGAAGTGATGAGTGTGGAGGGCGACAAGCTGGGGATCGAGTTTGACAAGGCGGGCTCCAAGCACGTCGTGGGCCGGTTCCTTGTGGCCGCTGGCAGCGAAGGCGGTGGGGACGTACCGTTTTGAGGTGCGTCTGACTGCGGGATAACCCGCTATCGACATTTTGCCCTCAACCCTTAGGTTTTCGCGGAACCGCCCCTTCGCGAAAAAGGATGACGTCATGCCGGCCCGCTTCATTGCCCCCTCCCTCTTGGCCATTGGCCTATGCGCTACACCTGCCGCCGCGCAGGAGTTTCTGAGCCGGGCGGAGGTTGAGGCCGTGATGCAGGATTTCGCGTTCTGCTATCATCCGAGCGACCGGTTCTCCTGTGCCTGGGCAGAGGTGTATTCGGAATTCGGCGAGGATCATGTGATCCTGCATACGGCGTCCGCGGTGTGGGAAGAGCCGCTGGAGGTGCAGCGCTATCGCTTGAACTGGGTCGATAACGCCTTGTGCATTCCCTATGAAGATCAGGGGCTTGAGGCGGCTTGGGAGGCCGAGGGCTATCGGTTTGCCTTCGATCTGTCGGGGCTGACGGCCTTGGATGATGAGGTTTTGCCAGAGCGGATCGAACGCCTGCGCGAAGCTTCGCCGCGTGAATTCTGCTTCCGCTACACGGTTGATGATGCCGGGCCGGATGCTCTGTTCCAGCACGTGTTCCGCGACGGTGTGGTTGATGAAGCTCTTGATCCAATTGCGCTGATCCCGCTGTTTTCCAGCGGTGTGGCGATTGCGCCGTCTGGTTAACCTTCGGACGGCAGCAGCATCGGGTAGAGCGACAGGACCAACAGGGCGGCCATTGTCCAGTTGAATGCTTGCAGACGGCCCGGGCCGTCCAGCCAGCGGCGGATTTGCGTGCCGCCCCATGCCCACGTGAAGACGGAGGGCAGGTTCACCAATCCGAAGACCAAAGCCACCAGTACGGCACCGATCCATCCACCATCGTCGGGCGCATAAGTCGTCTGCGCATAGATCGACATGTAGATCGCCTTCGGGTTCACCCATTGAAAACCCGCCGCTTGCAGAAAGGTAAGCGGCTTGGCGTCGTGATCGGCGTCTTTGGGCGGGGCGGCGTTGGCGACTTTCCACGCCAGCCAAAGCAGATAGGCGACGGAGATGACGGTAAGGGCAGTGCGCAACCACGGGATGACCTCAAACACCTGCACTAACCCAAGGCCGAGGATCAGGGTCATGGCCGCGTGGCCCATCGAGACGCCCAACATATGCGGCAGCGTGCGGGACAGGCCGAAATTCACGCCCGAGGCCATCAACATGATGTTGTTGGGCCCCGGTGTGATGGAGGAGGCGAAGGCAAACAGGACGAGGCCGTAGAGAAGTTCGTATGACATGGCGCAACATTAGGTGCGTGTGGGGGCAATGAAATTGCGAAGTTGTCGACCTTGCGGTATAGTTTGCAACAAATGGCGAAGATTGATGAAAAAGACCACCAGATATTGCGAGAGCTTGCGCGCGACGGCCGGATCTCGAATCTCGATCTGGCGGAGCGCGTGGCGCTTTCACCATCGGCCACCTTGCGCCGGGTACAGGCGCTTGAGGCGGCGGGCGTGATCAGCGGTTATCGCGCCGTGCTGGACCAATCCAAGCTGGGGATCGGTTTTATCGCTTACATTACAGTAGGTTTGGGGACGCACACCAAGGCGTCACAGGCCGCGTTCGAGGCCGCGATTGCCCGCTCTGACGAGGTGCGGGAGTGTCACAACATTACCGGCACGGTCGAATATCTGCTGCGGGTCGAGGTGGCCGACCTGCCCACCTACAAGCAATTTCATACCGATGTGTTGGGGGCGCTGCCGCAGGTGGCGACGATCACGACTTTTGTGGTGATGGGGTCGCCAAAAGACACTCGGGCATAAAGCTCAGGGCATAAAAAAACGGCGATGATCCAAGGGAGGAGAGGATCATCGCCGCATATCTTGGCCCCTTCCAAGGGAGGAGAGGAAGGCGCCTATGGCATCGCTCCAAAGGGAGGAGGAGGAGCTTTGCCGGTCGTCACGGTCCCGATTTGGGAGGAGAGGGACCGATCTTCAAGACCCGTTGCCGAGCCTTTTGTTGGTGCGGACATGCCCAAGGGAGGAGAGGGCTGCCCGCCATTCCATGCACCAAGGGAGGAGCGGCGCATGGTATTCTGTGAGTGCCTCAGGCGTTCTTGCCGTAGGCGGCTTCCAGCGCGATGCGACGGACCATCGAAGGGTTGATGCCCAGGTCAGCCATTTCGCGTGCCGAAAGCTCATTCAGTTCGTTGAGCGTGTTGCGGTACACGCGCCAGTTGCGATAGGCCTCAACCGCATCGGTGCGGAGGGCTGCAAAGCGGGCGGCCAGCGATTCAGATGCTGCGCGGTTGCTCGTTACATATGCCATTTTACTACTCTCTCATCGGTCTACTGCGGTCCGGACCCCTTGTCCTTGGACCGCGTTGGTGATTGGGTCGTTGCCCTGTCCCGATTGAATTTAGGCCAATGCTGCGATTGCACAATAACCGATGCGGAAATGCTGCTATGCAGCAGGCGCATGACACATTTCTGTTACATTACGTATGGTTAACAGCATGGTAATTGCAGGCGGAGCCTTCGCAGACCGGCAGTTTCGATTGTTCTTCGGCGGTGTTTTCTTTGCCGTTCAGGCGATCTGGATCCAGCGTGTCACGTTGGGCTGGCTGGCTTGGGAGCGCACGGGCTCGGCCAGGGTGGTTGGATTGGTCGCGGCGCTGAGCCTGCTTCCCACGTTGTTTGCGGGGCCATTCTTCGGAGTGCTTGCGGACCGGGTCGAAATCAAGCGTGCAGCACTCGTGACCAACGGTTTGATGGCGCTGGTGTTGGCGGTGCTGGCGATGATTGCAGGGCAGGTGGGCCCGGTGGGCCTTGGGGCGGCGGCCTTGGCGATTGGGATCATCTCTGCCGCGCACCATCCGATCCGTATGTCCCTGGGGCCACGCCTTGTTGAGGCCGAGATGGTGCAACATGTCGTCTCGGCCACCGCGTTGAACTTCAACATCGCGCGTCTGGTCGCGCCGGTGTTCGCCGGTTGGATCATCGCCACGGC
It contains:
- a CDS encoding alpha-hydroxy acid oxidase; this encodes MDLHSRYPALSDLKARGRRRIPHFVWEYLDSATGAEATARRNRTALDAILLQPAALLGEVAPSLSTRFLGRDYPVPFGIAPVGMSGLIWPEAELLLARHAARAGIPYGLSTVATVVPETIGPKVADQGWFQMYPPKAPEIRDDMLSRAKAAGFHTLVLTVDVPAASRRERQTRGGLVQPPRLTPRLLAQVALCPAWALGIQASGMPRMRLMDSYAEDLLEKGPLPSTAHVGYLLRAAPDWDYVAALRDRWDGAFILKGVTEPEVAKRAEAEGIDAIWVSNHAGRQFDGAPGAADALPEMRSATTLPLIFDSGIEGGLDVIRAIALGADFVMMGRAWHYALGALGREGPAHWHDILVKDMESNMAQIGARSLADLQDRLVTER
- a CDS encoding ATP-dependent helicase; translated protein: MSSFDDSDAFEAAAGASLAARAMAARPMPYMDGLNPAQREAVEQLDGPVLMLAGAGTGKTRALTARIAHLLSTGNARPNDILAVTFTNKAAREMKNRVGQLLGQPAEGMPWLGTFHAICVKLLRRHAELVDLKSNFTILDTDDQNRLLKQLIIAAEIDEKRWPARALGSIIDGWKNRALLPEKVPAADHGAFNHRGVELYEQYQTRLRELNACDFGDLLLHMIRIFQENEDLLQQYQRWFRYILVDEYQDTNVAQYLWLRLLAAGHQNICCVGDDDQSIYGWRGAEVGNILRFEKDFPGAKVVRLEQNYRSTGHILAAASGVIEGNKGRLGKTLWTDGEDGEKVRLIGHWDGDEEARWVGEEIEAMGQGTRGMDPIGPNSIAILVRASHQMRAFEDRFLTIGLPYRVIGGPRFYERMEIRDAMAYFRVVVSPDDDLAFERIVNTPKRGLGDKAQQTIQKMARSNGVSLLEGARLCVETKAIGGKGGKALGELVEGIGRWRQMLTGPLRQVGPADDLIQEENAPSGVSHIELAEIILDESGYTAHWQNDKTPEAPGRLENLKELVKALESFDNLQGFLEHVSLIMDNESDDREPKVTIMTLHAAKGLEFPAVFLPGWEDGLFPSQRSMDESGLTGLEEERRLAYVGITRAEEVCTISFAGNRRVYGQWQSQLPSRFIDELPEEHVEVLTPPGLYGHQGSVSASASPIEQTMAGSNLHDRASKADVYNSPGWRRLQANQGQRPMRQPSEAKNMTIDADAVSAFTIGDRVFHQKFGYGEVMSVEGDKLGIEFDKAGSKHVVGRFLVAAGSEGGGDVPF
- a CDS encoding LysE family translocator; the protein is MSYELLYGLVLFAFASSITPGPNNIMLMASGVNFGLSRTLPHMLGVSMGHAAMTLILGLGLVQVFEVIPWLRTALTVISVAYLLWLAWKVANAAPPKDADHDAKPLTFLQAAGFQWVNPKAIYMSIYAQTTYAPDDGGWIGAVLVALVFGLVNLPSVFTWAWGGTQIRRWLDGPGRLQAFNWTMAALLVLSLYPMLLPSEG
- a CDS encoding Lrp/AsnC family transcriptional regulator, with protein sequence MAKIDEKDHQILRELARDGRISNLDLAERVALSPSATLRRVQALEAAGVISGYRAVLDQSKLGIGFIAYITVGLGTHTKASQAAFEAAIARSDEVRECHNITGTVEYLLRVEVADLPTYKQFHTDVLGALPQVATITTFVVMGSPKDTRA
- a CDS encoding DUF1127 domain-containing protein encodes the protein MAYVTSNRAASESLAARFAALRTDAVEAYRNWRVYRNTLNELNELSAREMADLGINPSMVRRIALEAAYGKNA